The Parabacteroides sp. AD58 genome includes a window with the following:
- a CDS encoding DMT family transporter, producing MKQAFLQLHLAILLASCSGIFGNLISLDPVLITGYRMLLASVMLLLLLVIKYGRIVVDKSNRHILWLGVLLAFHWVFFYGSIKYANVSVGVVCFCLSGFFTALISPLVNRKRISWVELLLSSLTLAGILLIFHFDASFRTGIVLGIISSLLFALYATLNERVNQSGQVIKTTALQMVGGTLAMGLLLPFYRASKSSLSLLPTSEDFVFLFLLALGCTVCMCLLLNRAQKVISAFTVSLSFNLEPVYSILLAVLLFDEDKMLGTAFYMGLALIVLSLVLQMVYQKFSSQ from the coding sequence ATGAAGCAGGCCTTTTTGCAATTACATCTTGCCATTTTGTTGGCTTCTTGTTCCGGCATCTTCGGAAATCTTATTTCATTGGATCCGGTGTTGATCACCGGATATCGGATGCTGTTGGCAAGTGTGATGCTGTTACTCCTTCTGGTCATAAAATATGGCAGGATCGTTGTCGATAAAAGTAATCGTCATATTTTATGGCTAGGAGTATTATTGGCTTTTCATTGGGTATTTTTCTACGGAAGCATCAAGTATGCGAATGTATCGGTTGGAGTAGTTTGTTTTTGTTTGTCAGGTTTCTTTACGGCTCTTATTTCACCGTTGGTGAACCGGAAAAGGATTTCATGGGTCGAACTGTTGCTCAGTTCACTGACTTTGGCGGGAATCCTGCTGATTTTCCATTTTGATGCTTCTTTCCGCACTGGTATTGTATTAGGAATCATCTCTTCATTGCTGTTTGCCCTCTATGCTACGTTGAACGAACGAGTTAACCAGTCGGGACAGGTTATAAAGACGACTGCCTTACAAATGGTTGGCGGAACTTTGGCCATGGGATTGCTGTTGCCTTTTTATCGTGCGAGTAAATCTTCGCTTTCCTTGCTTCCTACATCCGAAGATTTTGTATTTCTGTTCCTGTTGGCCTTGGGCTGTACGGTTTGTATGTGCCTGTTATTAAACCGGGCTCAGAAGGTGATCAGTGCTTTTACCGTGAGCCTCAGTTTTAATTTAGAGCCAGTTTATAGTATTCTGCTGGCAGTTCTTTTGTTTGACGAAGATAAAATGTTGGGAACAGCCTTTTATATGGGCTTGGCACTGATTGTCCTTTCGTTGGTTCTTCAGATGGTGTATCAAAAATTCTCCTCTCAATAA
- a CDS encoding GH92 family glycosyl hydrolase → MMKVFLFSVLLACSWQAAAFRPMIQEEKRAAEYVNPFIGASTNVRDAGAYHGLGKTIPGATYPFGLVQLSPNTITGGDNGSGYSDEHESIEGFAFTQMSGIGWYGDLGNFLVMPTTGPMHTNSGKLENPDAGYRSRYDKSSEHARAGYYSVYLSDYRIRTEATVAQRAGMLRFTFPEGKDSRIQIDLARRVGGTSTWQEIKVVDDHTISGKMICTPDGGGWGNGDGKPDYTVHFYAQFSKPLKNYGVWSVAIPEGQSRKREFIESEAFQQLTAGAEIHRQVSSFEGKHLGFFTEFATKQDEVVLMKAGISFVSEENARENLEKEINDWDFERVLQRNQQAWNEALSKVEVASDDEELKHIFYTALYRTMIDPRLYSDANGEYMGGDKKIHQTGSFQKRTIFSGWDVFRSEMPLLTLIRPDVISDLLNSLITLADESGKGYLERWEFLNAYSGCMIGNPAISVLLDAYKKQIRNYDLEKAWQYAEESSRLFGNAKYGYVPGSISSTLEYAYTEWCMAELAKALGKTTEEEYYRKLSKSYQHIYDAEHRSFRPKDEKGNFLPWPENGRLTEGYGCVETNPFQQGWFVPHDIEGLVQLMGGREKAIEELDYMFANTPTDFLWNQFYNHANEPVHHVPFLFNRLGQPWKTQYWTRFICQKAYKNEVKGLVGNEDVGQMSAWYVLASIGMHPICPGDTRMELSAPLFDEVTLRLAGGKVFTIRVNGQSPQNTYIQSATLNDKPYTKCYIDYQDVVQGGVLELTLSAQPNKNWGVGE, encoded by the coding sequence ATGATGAAGGTTTTTTTATTCTCGGTGCTGCTGGCCTGTTCCTGGCAGGCAGCAGCCTTTAGACCCATGATTCAGGAAGAGAAACGTGCTGCCGAATATGTAAATCCCTTTATCGGTGCGAGTACGAATGTCCGGGATGCCGGTGCCTATCATGGCTTGGGTAAGACAATCCCGGGAGCGACTTATCCTTTTGGATTGGTACAGCTGAGCCCGAATACGATTACCGGCGGTGATAATGGTTCGGGGTATAGTGATGAGCATGAAAGTATCGAAGGTTTTGCCTTTACGCAGATGAGTGGAATCGGCTGGTATGGCGATTTAGGGAATTTCTTAGTCATGCCAACAACCGGACCGATGCATACTAATTCCGGAAAACTGGAGAATCCGGATGCCGGTTACCGTTCGCGTTATGATAAATCATCTGAACATGCCCGGGCCGGATATTATTCCGTTTATCTGTCGGACTACCGGATTCGGACAGAAGCGACGGTAGCTCAGCGGGCAGGAATGCTTCGGTTTACTTTTCCGGAAGGAAAGGATTCACGTATTCAAATTGATTTGGCACGCCGCGTAGGCGGAACTTCTACTTGGCAGGAAATCAAAGTGGTGGATGATCATACGATTTCCGGAAAGATGATTTGCACACCTGATGGAGGCGGTTGGGGAAATGGTGATGGAAAACCCGACTATACAGTTCATTTTTACGCGCAGTTTTCCAAACCGTTGAAGAATTATGGCGTTTGGTCGGTGGCTATTCCTGAAGGACAATCCCGAAAACGGGAATTTATTGAATCGGAAGCGTTTCAACAGCTGACTGCCGGAGCCGAGATTCACCGGCAGGTTTCTTCGTTTGAGGGAAAACATCTTGGTTTCTTTACCGAGTTTGCAACCAAACAGGATGAAGTGGTATTGATGAAAGCCGGAATTTCTTTCGTCAGCGAAGAGAATGCGCGTGAGAATCTGGAAAAGGAAATAAACGATTGGGACTTCGAACGGGTATTGCAACGGAATCAGCAGGCTTGGAACGAGGCTTTGTCGAAAGTGGAAGTCGCTTCGGATGATGAAGAGCTGAAGCATATTTTCTATACGGCCTTGTATCGCACCATGATTGATCCGCGTTTGTATTCGGATGCGAATGGCGAGTATATGGGCGGAGACAAGAAGATACATCAGACGGGTAGTTTTCAGAAACGGACGATCTTCAGTGGTTGGGATGTTTTCCGCAGCGAGATGCCGCTCCTGACTTTGATTCGTCCGGATGTGATCAGTGATTTGCTGAATTCGCTGATTACGTTGGCTGATGAGAGTGGAAAAGGATACTTGGAACGCTGGGAGTTCCTGAATGCCTATAGTGGATGTATGATCGGAAATCCGGCTATTTCGGTACTGCTTGATGCGTATAAGAAACAAATCCGGAACTATGATCTGGAGAAAGCCTGGCAATATGCGGAAGAGTCTTCGCGCCTGTTTGGTAATGCGAAGTACGGTTATGTGCCGGGTTCGATTTCTTCGACGCTTGAGTATGCTTATACTGAATGGTGTATGGCTGAATTGGCCAAGGCTTTGGGCAAGACTACCGAAGAAGAGTATTACCGGAAGCTGTCAAAATCGTATCAGCATATTTATGATGCTGAACACCGCAGTTTCCGCCCAAAGGATGAAAAGGGAAATTTCCTGCCTTGGCCTGAAAACGGAAGACTGACGGAAGGTTATGGTTGTGTGGAAACAAATCCTTTTCAGCAGGGCTGGTTTGTTCCGCATGATATCGAAGGTTTGGTACAGCTGATGGGCGGACGGGAAAAGGCAATTGAAGAATTGGATTATATGTTCGCCAATACGCCGACCGACTTCCTTTGGAACCAGTTCTATAACCATGCGAATGAGCCGGTACATCATGTACCTTTCCTTTTCAATCGGCTAGGACAACCTTGGAAAACACAGTATTGGACACGCTTTATCTGCCAGAAGGCTTATAAGAATGAGGTGAAAGGTTTGGTGGGGAATGAAGACGTCGGACAGATGTCGGCCTGGTATGTGTTGGCATCTATCGGGATGCACCCGATTTGTCCCGGTGATACACGAATGGAACTGAGTGCGCCTTTGTTTGACGAAGTAACGCTTCGGTTGGCCGGAGGCAAGGTCTTTACGATTCGTGTCAACGGACAATCTCCGCAGAATACGTATATTCAGTCGGCCACGCTGAACGACAAACCTTATACAAAATGCTATATTGATTATCAGGATGTCGTGCAAGGCGGTGTCTTGGAGCTTACTTTGTCTGCTCAACCCAATAAGAACTGGGGCGTAGGGGAATAA
- a CDS encoding sulfatase-like hydrolase/transferase, protein MKSVLILGAAAALLASCSSQSKKEKSSADIQKPNVIFLVADDIGFGDFSCNGATEVNTPNVDKLAAQGIRFTDAHAVAATSTPSRYSLFTGHYAWRRNDTGIAAGNAGMVIRPEQPTVADMFQSCGYVTGAVGKWHLGLADKTGGQDWNGFITPGPKDIGFDYSYIMAATGDRVPCCWVENQRIVNLDPNDPIDVSYTTPFPGELLGKDHPELLTKLKPSPNHGHDQAIVNGISRIGYMKGGKQALWEDEFIADSITTKAVQFIDRHKDEPFFLYVGTNDVHVPRYPNPRFQGKSGLGLRGDALLQFDWTVGEIVKALEKNGLTENTLIVLTSDNGPVVDDGYQDQSVELLGNHRPWGDFRGGKYSNFEAGTRVPLIVVWPKQVKPAVSDALVSHIDLYASMAKLMGKTLEAGAGVDSRDYLDAFLGKDLKGRDYVVEFAGALSVSDGQWKYITPNDKPAYNKLTNTELGNSPEDQLYDLKEDVGEKKNVAAEHPEIVAKLKQILEAETNK, encoded by the coding sequence ATGAAATCCGTATTGATTTTAGGAGCGGCAGCTGCTTTATTGGCTTCCTGTTCTTCCCAGTCAAAGAAAGAAAAGTCTTCTGCAGATATACAAAAACCGAATGTGATCTTTTTAGTGGCCGACGATATTGGCTTTGGCGACTTTAGTTGTAATGGCGCAACGGAAGTAAATACGCCGAATGTAGATAAGCTGGCTGCACAAGGTATTCGTTTTACGGATGCGCATGCGGTTGCCGCTACCAGTACGCCTTCGCGTTATTCGTTGTTTACGGGGCATTATGCCTGGCGAAGAAATGATACGGGTATTGCTGCCGGCAATGCGGGTATGGTAATTCGTCCGGAACAACCAACTGTGGCTGACATGTTTCAGTCGTGTGGTTATGTGACGGGTGCTGTCGGTAAATGGCATTTAGGGCTGGCTGATAAGACGGGCGGCCAGGATTGGAATGGCTTTATTACTCCGGGACCGAAAGATATTGGTTTTGATTATTCTTATATTATGGCGGCAACAGGCGACCGTGTTCCGTGTTGCTGGGTAGAGAATCAGCGGATTGTTAATTTGGACCCGAATGATCCGATTGATGTTAGTTATACAACCCCGTTTCCTGGGGAGCTATTGGGAAAAGACCATCCGGAATTGCTGACTAAGTTGAAACCGAGTCCGAATCACGGGCATGATCAGGCAATTGTGAACGGTATTTCTCGTATCGGATATATGAAAGGAGGTAAACAGGCTTTGTGGGAAGATGAGTTTATTGCAGACAGTATCACGACGAAAGCTGTACAGTTTATCGACCGCCATAAGGATGAACCGTTCTTCCTCTATGTCGGGACGAATGATGTGCATGTGCCCCGTTATCCGAATCCTCGCTTTCAAGGGAAAAGTGGACTGGGATTACGCGGAGACGCTTTGCTGCAGTTTGACTGGACTGTAGGTGAAATTGTGAAGGCGTTGGAGAAGAATGGCCTGACTGAAAATACATTGATTGTACTTACCAGCGATAATGGTCCGGTTGTTGACGACGGATATCAGGACCAGTCTGTTGAATTGTTGGGAAATCATCGTCCATGGGGCGATTTCCGTGGTGGAAAATACAGTAATTTCGAGGCAGGAACGCGTGTGCCGCTGATTGTTGTCTGGCCGAAGCAAGTCAAGCCGGCTGTATCGGATGCGTTGGTTTCCCATATTGATTTGTATGCTTCGATGGCGAAGTTAATGGGAAAAACACTTGAAGCAGGAGCGGGCGTAGACAGCCGGGATTATCTGGATGCTTTCTTGGGGAAGGATTTAAAAGGACGTGATTATGTAGTTGAGTTTGCCGGTGCGTTATCTGTTTCAGACGGTCAGTGGAAATACATTACCCCGAATGATAAACCGGCTTATAATAAACTGACGAATACGGAATTGGGAAATAGTCCGGAAGATCAGTTGTATGACCTGAAAGAAGATGTAGGCGAGAAGAAGAATGTAGCCGCCGAGCATCCGGAAATAGTAGCGAAGTTAAAACAGATTCTGGAAGCGGAGACCAATAAGTAA
- a CDS encoding DUF1080 domain-containing protein, which yields MKKVYISISALLLCANLSFAQTPANRTAKTIAADVLAQMPAEQQAEYNKQISELSAAGEEAVFTLINMINAPGKGSNAKVDYALSGLSHFVMAKGQENARQVVAKAYIQALDKVEERETKAFIIRQLQIVGQDDAVEALSAYLGNPELSGPAARALAAIGTENAGQALKAGLMRRMGTAETQKDILEAIADAQVAGTEDLVKTYINNDDAATRKVARYALSRVGSAASLSVLADAAKAVNYTMEPSGANEAYIALIKRVASQDSKAAEKAAKDLLKRATKAGKTQTREAALQILISLAEDKEAATKLVLTALKDDCKDYRNAALRYASDFVDEASYIEIAKMMAKAKPEVKVDVLNWLGREVKCPKKHDTIQKLMLRFDQSLAQVLTQQLKEDDFAVQQAAVWAMVKIGDKGYIPTLANLLTDADKQIILLAQDALLAFPGDIDDAVAKAINKASDAGKIAGLELLAVRMADSKINTVLEQTKSSSAEVKKTAYATLKSVVAAKDFTQICGMLESSGDEEKADLQNAVIACVHYMPEAEQVETVTRRMYQAGNVKKDLYYKVLASTNDPKALEIIIDGCEKNTGAGKEAAIEALLEWKGIEAADYLYQVAQSDGQLASKALTRYVNLVASSDMTGENKLLRLRKAMDIAKNNEVRGLILSKVQDTGTYLALLYAGEYLDDKAVQQPAANAVMNIALGHKEYTGQNVKALLEKVMQVLDNPDAHYQKEGIKKHLAEMPDEVGFVSMFNGKDLTGWKGLVENPIARAKMKPAQLAKAQAKADEQMRKDWKVENGCLVFEGSGFDNLCTEKQYGDFEMYVEWMLDPAGPEADAGIYLRGTPQVQIWDTARVDVGAQVGSGGLYNNQKNESKPTKVADNKLGEWNTFYIKMVGDRVTVDLNGERVVDNVILENYWDRSLPIFPIEQIELQAHGSKCSFRNLYIKELKRQEPFQLSEQEKKEGFQILFDGTNMYEWQGNTVDYVLEDGCIAMNPSKSFGGNLYTKKEYANFIYRFEFQLTPGANNGVGLRAPLEGDAAYVGMESQILDCEHPIYKDITPLQHHGSIYGIIPANENHKKAIKPVGEWNEEEIVCDGDNIKVTVNGIVIVEGNIRDAVKNGTPDGHEHPGLFNKKGHIGFLGHGSPVKFRNIRIKELK from the coding sequence ATGAAAAAGGTATATATTTCAATCAGCGCCTTGTTGTTGTGTGCTAATTTATCGTTTGCTCAGACTCCGGCGAACCGAACAGCAAAGACCATTGCTGCAGACGTATTGGCTCAGATGCCAGCAGAACAACAGGCTGAATATAATAAACAAATCAGTGAACTGAGTGCAGCTGGTGAAGAAGCTGTATTTACGTTGATCAATATGATCAATGCTCCGGGTAAGGGCAGTAATGCTAAAGTAGATTATGCATTGAGCGGCTTAAGCCATTTCGTGATGGCTAAAGGTCAGGAGAATGCTCGTCAGGTAGTAGCTAAAGCTTATATCCAGGCATTGGATAAAGTAGAAGAACGGGAAACGAAAGCATTTATCATCCGACAGCTGCAAATCGTTGGACAGGATGATGCTGTCGAAGCACTTTCTGCCTATTTAGGTAATCCGGAATTGAGTGGACCTGCAGCACGGGCATTGGCAGCTATTGGTACTGAGAACGCCGGACAAGCCTTGAAAGCAGGTTTGATGCGTCGGATGGGAACTGCCGAAACCCAGAAAGATATATTGGAAGCCATTGCAGATGCTCAGGTAGCAGGAACAGAAGACTTGGTTAAGACTTATATTAATAATGACGATGCAGCGACAAGAAAAGTAGCCAGATACGCTTTAAGCCGTGTTGGTTCGGCTGCTTCATTATCTGTATTGGCAGATGCTGCTAAGGCTGTTAATTATACGATGGAGCCAAGTGGTGCAAATGAGGCTTACATTGCGTTGATTAAGCGTGTAGCGTCGCAGGATTCTAAAGCTGCGGAAAAGGCGGCTAAGGATTTACTGAAGCGGGCAACGAAGGCTGGTAAAACGCAGACTCGTGAGGCTGCATTACAGATATTGATTTCTTTAGCTGAAGATAAAGAGGCTGCTACCAAATTAGTCTTGACAGCATTGAAAGATGATTGCAAGGATTATCGGAATGCGGCATTAAGATATGCTTCTGATTTTGTAGATGAAGCTTCTTATATTGAAATAGCGAAGATGATGGCAAAGGCTAAGCCTGAAGTGAAAGTTGATGTCTTGAATTGGTTGGGCCGTGAAGTTAAGTGTCCGAAGAAACATGATACAATCCAGAAGTTGATGCTTCGCTTTGACCAATCATTGGCTCAGGTTTTAACCCAGCAATTGAAAGAAGATGACTTTGCTGTGCAACAGGCTGCTGTCTGGGCGATGGTGAAAATCGGAGACAAAGGTTATATTCCTACATTGGCCAATTTGTTGACAGATGCTGATAAACAAATTATTCTGCTGGCTCAAGATGCTTTGTTGGCTTTCCCGGGAGATATAGATGATGCGGTAGCAAAAGCGATCAACAAGGCTTCGGATGCCGGGAAGATTGCAGGACTGGAGTTATTGGCTGTCCGGATGGCAGACTCAAAGATCAATACCGTATTGGAACAGACAAAGTCTTCATCAGCAGAAGTAAAGAAAACAGCTTATGCTACTTTAAAGAGTGTTGTCGCAGCAAAAGACTTTACCCAGATTTGCGGTATGCTGGAATCTTCTGGTGATGAAGAAAAGGCTGATTTGCAGAATGCGGTAATTGCTTGTGTTCATTATATGCCGGAAGCAGAACAGGTAGAAACGGTTACACGCCGGATGTATCAGGCTGGTAATGTAAAGAAAGATTTATATTATAAGGTATTGGCGTCAACGAATGATCCAAAGGCATTGGAGATTATCATTGACGGATGTGAAAAGAATACTGGAGCCGGAAAAGAGGCAGCTATAGAAGCTTTGTTGGAATGGAAAGGTATTGAAGCGGCCGATTATTTGTATCAGGTGGCTCAATCTGACGGCCAATTGGCTTCCAAAGCTTTGACTCGTTATGTGAATCTGGTGGCTTCGTCGGATATGACGGGTGAGAATAAGCTGCTTCGGTTGCGTAAGGCGATGGATATTGCCAAGAATAATGAAGTAAGAGGCTTGATCTTATCGAAGGTACAGGATACAGGTACGTATTTGGCTCTGTTGTATGCTGGAGAATATCTGGATGATAAGGCCGTTCAACAACCAGCAGCCAATGCGGTGATGAACATTGCTTTGGGCCATAAGGAATATACCGGACAGAATGTAAAAGCTCTGTTGGAAAAGGTTATGCAGGTGTTGGATAATCCGGATGCTCATTATCAGAAGGAAGGTATCAAGAAACATTTGGCTGAGATGCCGGATGAAGTAGGGTTTGTTTCCATGTTCAACGGAAAGGATTTGACTGGCTGGAAAGGTTTGGTGGAAAATCCGATTGCCCGTGCAAAGATGAAACCTGCTCAGTTGGCAAAAGCTCAGGCGAAGGCAGATGAACAGATGCGTAAGGACTGGAAAGTTGAAAACGGTTGTCTGGTATTTGAAGGTTCAGGCTTTGATAACTTGTGTACCGAAAAGCAATATGGCGACTTCGAGATGTATGTAGAATGGATGCTTGATCCGGCCGGACCGGAAGCTGATGCTGGTATTTATTTGCGTGGTACGCCTCAGGTTCAGATTTGGGATACTGCTCGGGTTGATGTAGGTGCTCAGGTTGGTTCTGGTGGATTGTATAATAACCAGAAGAATGAAAGCAAGCCGACAAAGGTGGCTGATAATAAGTTGGGCGAATGGAATACGTTCTACATCAAGATGGTGGGCGACCGTGTTACCGTAGATTTGAATGGAGAACGGGTTGTCGATAATGTAATCTTGGAAAACTATTGGGATCGTAGCCTGCCTATCTTCCCGATTGAGCAGATAGAACTGCAGGCTCACGGCAGTAAGTGTTCTTTCCGTAATTTGTATATTAAGGAACTGAAACGGCAGGAGCCATTCCAGTTGTCTGAACAGGAAAAGAAAGAAGGTTTCCAAATTCTGTTCGATGGCACGAATATGTACGAATGGCAGGGTAATACAGTCGATTATGTATTGGAAGACGGTTGTATCGCCATGAATCCTTCCAAGAGTTTTGGTGGAAACTTATATACGAAGAAGGAATATGCCAACTTTATCTACCGATTTGAATTCCAATTGACACCGGGTGCTAATAATGGTGTCGGCTTGCGTGCTCCGCTGGAAGGCGATGCTGCCTATGTTGGTATGGAAAGTCAGATCTTGGATTGTGAACATCCGATTTATAAGGATATTACTCCGCTCCAGCATCATGGTTCTATTTATGGAATTATTCCAGCTAATGAAAATCATAAGAAAGCCATTAAGCCGGTAGGTGAATGGAATGAAGAGGAAATTGTTTGTGACGGAGATAATATAAAGGTAACGGTGAATGGTATTGTCATCGTAGAAGGCAATATTCGGGATGCCGTGAAGAACGGAACTCCTGACGGTCACGAGCATCCGGGTTTGTTCAATAAGAAAGGACATATCGGATTCTTAGGACATGGTTCTCCTGTTAAGTTCCGTAACATTCGCATTAAGGAACTGAAATAA
- a CDS encoding Gfo/Idh/MocA family oxidoreductase, with product MGTNRRDFLKTLGGVALFTIVPRHVLGNGYIAPSDQLTKGIIGTGGMGRGHVNYGGTRLVAVCDVDENHLELGKNLVKEKIAAYHDFRDLILDPNVDIVHIATPPHWHGIMSVEAAKAGKDIWCEKPMTRTIGEGKRVMEAVKQYGRMFRLNTWFRFTDQFYGLGTPVKPLKKLVQSGLLGWPLKVTISKHTGFDWKFYWVGKEYLEPQPVPKELDYDMWLGPAPYKPYNAHRVHQTFRGYWDYDGGGLGDMGQHYIDPVQYILDKDNTSPVKVEVDAPQQHPDAVGTWRSITYTYEDGCQIVLWGGDFGDPNTPYIAGPKGNVYKNFVCDIPDWEKKLSDYPEPEPQVTDFIECIKTRQPFALNEQNGFRSATIVNMGAVALRLNRTLEFDPVKLEFINDEAANRLLDQPMRAPWNI from the coding sequence ATGGGAACGAATAGAAGGGACTTCCTGAAAACCTTAGGAGGCGTCGCATTATTTACTATTGTGCCGCGTCATGTGTTAGGAAATGGTTACATTGCACCAAGCGATCAGTTGACTAAAGGTATTATTGGTACCGGTGGTATGGGACGAGGACATGTGAATTATGGTGGAACTCGTTTGGTGGCCGTTTGCGATGTTGATGAGAATCATTTGGAATTAGGAAAGAATTTGGTAAAAGAAAAAATAGCTGCTTATCATGATTTCCGTGATTTGATATTGGATCCGAATGTGGATATTGTGCATATTGCTACACCTCCTCATTGGCATGGTATTATGTCGGTTGAGGCAGCCAAAGCTGGTAAAGATATTTGGTGTGAAAAGCCTATGACAAGAACAATCGGAGAAGGAAAACGGGTGATGGAAGCTGTAAAACAGTACGGACGTATGTTCCGTCTGAATACATGGTTCCGCTTTACCGACCAATTTTATGGTTTGGGAACACCGGTAAAACCGTTGAAGAAATTAGTACAAAGCGGATTGTTGGGTTGGCCGTTGAAAGTAACGATCAGCAAGCATACGGGCTTTGACTGGAAATTCTATTGGGTAGGTAAAGAATATCTCGAACCGCAGCCTGTACCTAAAGAATTGGATTACGATATGTGGTTAGGTCCGGCTCCTTACAAACCTTATAATGCGCATCGTGTTCATCAGACTTTCCGTGGTTATTGGGATTATGATGGTGGCGGTTTAGGTGATATGGGACAGCACTATATTGATCCGGTACAATATATATTGGATAAGGACAACACCAGTCCGGTGAAAGTAGAAGTAGATGCTCCTCAACAACACCCGGACGCTGTAGGTACATGGCGTTCGATTACTTATACATACGAAGACGGATGTCAGATTGTTTTGTGGGGCGGTGATTTCGGTGATCCGAATACGCCGTATATAGCAGGACCGAAGGGGAATGTTTATAAGAACTTTGTATGTGACATTCCTGATTGGGAAAAGAAATTATCAGACTATCCGGAACCGGAACCGCAGGTAACTGATTTTATTGAATGTATCAAGACTCGTCAGCCATTTGCCCTGAATGAACAGAATGGTTTTCGTTCTGCTACGATTGTGAATATGGGAGCTGTTGCTCTTCGCTTGAATCGTACGTTGGAATTTGATCCGGTGAAATTAGAGTTTATCAACGATGAGGCCGCTAACCGGTTGTTAGATCAACCGATGCGTGCACCATGGAATATTTAA
- a CDS encoding sugar phosphate isomerase/epimerase family protein: MKTKLSLLAAALLFAFTTIHAENEITIGVIQYDLSDIDKSFKDLHDQGFGSCEINYKSNTLTKEFAEQVKAASKKHQIKVTTVVGVPGSKSVWNFRQGPATIGLVPTEERAEKIKVYHEMIDFCAMAEVPAMHSHFGFIPEDPSSAQYKDFIKVMQDLANYAKERNVMIYFETGQETPTTLIRAIKDIGTGNVFINCDLANLLMYGKANSLDAVKLFGPLIKEFHAKDGKYPDPNNPYELGAEVPIPTGEVNFPAVIAELKKQGFKGAVTIECELNGTRHDYVVKTRKYLQDLLDK; encoded by the coding sequence ATGAAAACAAAGTTATCATTATTGGCGGCAGCCTTGTTGTTTGCATTTACAACTATTCATGCGGAAAATGAGATTACTATCGGAGTGATTCAATATGATTTGAGTGATATCGATAAAAGTTTTAAGGATTTACATGATCAGGGATTTGGCTCTTGTGAGATAAATTATAAGAGTAATACATTGACGAAAGAGTTTGCGGAACAGGTAAAGGCGGCATCTAAGAAACATCAGATCAAGGTGACTACAGTTGTGGGTGTTCCTGGTTCTAAGAGTGTCTGGAATTTCCGGCAGGGACCTGCAACGATCGGTCTGGTTCCGACAGAAGAAAGAGCAGAAAAGATAAAGGTTTACCATGAAATGATAGATTTCTGTGCAATGGCAGAGGTGCCGGCTATGCATTCTCATTTTGGTTTTATTCCGGAAGATCCGTCTTCTGCCCAGTATAAAGATTTCATCAAAGTCATGCAAGATTTAGCTAATTATGCAAAAGAACGGAATGTGATGATTTACTTTGAGACGGGTCAGGAAACACCGACTACATTGATTCGTGCCATAAAAGATATAGGTACAGGTAATGTGTTTATCAATTGTGACTTAGCCAACTTATTGATGTATGGTAAAGCTAATTCTTTGGATGCTGTGAAATTGTTTGGTCCGCTGATTAAAGAGTTTCATGCAAAAGATGGAAAATATCCGGATCCGAATAATCCATATGAATTAGGAGCCGAAGTGCCAATCCCAACAGGGGAAGTAAATTTCCCGGCTGTTATTGCCGAATTAAAGAAACAAGGCTTTAAAGGTGCGGTCACTATTGAATGTGAATTAAATGGTACACGCCATGATTATGTGGTTAAAACTCGTAAATATCTGCAGGATTTGCTGGATAAATAA